The genomic window GAATTCGGCATGAAATACCACGTTCCCATCATGGTGCTTTCGTCTTTCACGGACGCCCCCGGCACGCTCGTCACCAAGGAGGATGAAGAGATGGAAAAAGTGGTCGTATCCGGAATCACTTACAACAAGAACGAGGGCCGGATCACCATCACCAATGTTCCCGATCAGCCGGGCATGGCCGCCAGGGTGTTTCGGCCCATCTCCGATGCGGGCATCAACGTGGACCTCATCGTTCAGAGCGGCGCCGGGATTCCGGGACGCGCCGATATTTCCTTCACCGTTCCCAAGACCGCGCACAAGAAGGCCATGGAGATCGTTGAAGCCGTGGCGCGGGAAATCGATGCGGGCCCCGTTCACGGCAATGCGAGCATCGCCAAGATTTCCATCATCGGGCTGGGGATGAGAAATCACAGCGGCGTGGCCGCCAAGATGTTCGATTCGCTGGCTCGCGAGAACATCAACCTCAAGATGATCAGCACCTCGGAAATAAAGATTTCGTGCATCATCGAGGAAAAATACGCTGAACTGGCCGTGAGAGTGCTTCACGACGCGTTCGAGCTCGAGACGGCGCCCCACGGGAGAATCGAGGTCCAGGAAGAGACGTGATCGCGGAGTGCGGGTTCACGCTGTTTCGCTCCCCCGGTCTTCCACCGCAACACATCGCCTTGCCGCCCGTTCACGCTGAAAACGGATGAACACTCGCCACGCGGGTCCGGAAAACTCCGGAAGCCCTTTCGAGAATCCGCGACGCTTTCCCGCCGTTCGGCTTCTTGTGCAAAGCTTGCTGCCTGCGCGGCTTCCGGGGAGGCTGCGCGACCCCCCGGCAGGGGACGCAAGCAGTGGAGCACGACCTGCCGGCGCGGCCGATGTTCCCCGTTGACGCAGACCTCGTCCGGTTCCTTTTCATGTTTGCCTTGAAACCCCCGCCGCCCGGCACTGCGGGCGACGGCCGGGATCGAGATTCATCGAGGACAAGCCTATGCGAAAAGTGGAAATATACGACACGACGCTTCGGGACGGCACCCAGGCCGAAGACTTCGCGCTTTCGGTGGAAGACAAGGTCCGGATCGCGCTGAAGCTCGATGACATGGGGTTTCATTACATCGAGGGTGGATGGCCGGGTTCGAATCCGAAAGACATGGGGTTCTTCGACGAAATCCGGAACTACGATCTCAAACACGCGCGAATCACGGCCTTTGGAGCAACCCACCATCCTTCGCGCACCGCGGAAACGGATGAAAACCTGAAAGCGATCGTGGACGCCGGGACCGAGGTCGCCACGATTTTCGGCAAGAGCTGGACCGTGCACGTGAAGGACGCCCTGAACACGACGCTCGAACGGAACCTGGAGCTCATCCGGGACAGCCTCGGTTATCTGCGCCGGCATTTCCAGACCGTTTTCTACGACGCCGAGCATTTTTTCGACGGTTTCAAGGCAAACAGGGAATACGCGCTCGCCACGATCCAGGCGGCCGTCGACGCGGGCACCGAGTGCGTCGTCCTGTGCGACACGAACGGAGGCTGCCTCCCCGGCGATATCCGGGACGCCGTCACCGCCGTCAAGGAGCGGTTTCCCGGAATTCCTTTCGGCATCCACACTCACAACGACTCCGATCTGGCGGTGGGGAACACGCTGATCGCCGTTGAGCTCGGCGCGGTCCAGGTACAGGGAACCATCAACGGAATGGGCGAACGCTGCGGCAACGCCAACCTGTGTTCCATCATCCCCAACCTGATGCTCAAGATGGGGATTTCCTGCATCGACGAGGAGAATCTTCGCAAGATGCGCCCTGTCAGCCGGTACATCCTGGAAGTGGCCAATGTACCGTCGAACCGTTACCAGCCGTTCGTCGGACGCAGCGCCTTCGCTCACAAGGGGGGAGTTCATATCAGCGCCGTCGAGCGCAACCCCGTCACATACGAGCACATCAATCCCGAACGGGTCGGAAACCGACGGCGCGTTCTGATTTCCGACCTGTCCGGTCGGGCGGCCATTAAGCGCAAGGCGCAGGACTACGGCCTTCGGATCTCCAAGCGGGATCCCATCGCCATGCAGGTGCTTGAAGAGCTCAAAGACCTCGAAAATCAGGGATTCCAGTTCGAAGCGGCGGAGGCGAGCTTCGAGCTGCTCATCAATCGCGCCATGGGCCGCAGCAAGCGCTATTTCGAGCTGCTGGGCTTCCGGGTGATCGACCAGAAGCTGGCCGAAGAGCATCCGCCGGTGGCCGAGGCAACGATCCAGATCAAGGTGGGCGGCAAGGTCGAGCATACGGCGGCGCTGGGGAACGGCCCGGTGAATGCCCTGGACAACGCCCTGCGCAAGTCCCTCGAAAAATTCTACCCGCGACTCAAGGAAATGGAACTGAGCGATTACAAGGTCAGGGTGCTTCCGGGGAGCCCGGGAACGGCCGCGAGAGTCAGGGTTCTGATCGAGTCCCGGGATGCGCAGGATCAATGGAGCACGGTGGGCGTATCCCACGACATCATCGAGGCGAGTTGGCAGGCCCTTGTGGACAGCATCAACTACAAGATGTACAAGGTGGAAAAGACCGACAGGGAAGACTGATTCCGCGGGAGCGTCGCCGAATTCGCGCGCGTTCGGGAAATCCGGGAACACCGGCATCGTATTCCGTCCTTGCCGGCCAACCACGGGGAGAGGAGTTGAAGATGAAGAAGCTTTATCTCGCATGCCTTGCAGCCGGGTTTGTTTTCATGGCCTGTACCCTTGCCCGGGCCCAGGATGGGGGCATCAGCGCATCCGACGTTGCGGGCGTGCCGAGCGAATTCGCCAAGGTCGAGAAGGAACCCGACCCCGCCCTCCTGGGCGGCTGGAAGTGCGTGTACCAGCGTTTTCGTCCGAAGACCGGCGACTACGACCCCGAACCGGTGGAGTTCTACCTGGCCAAATACGGCGACAAGTTCGGACTCTATTTCTATCGATCCAAACCGGAAGGCGGGGGCAAAGTCTACCGCGGCTGGCGGGAATTCACGATCAACGGCAAGGAAATCACTTCCGAGACCGGAATTCGTTTCTTCACGGAAGGCGGCAAGGTCTTTTTCAGCTGGGAACGCGGCCAGAAGGAAAAGCCCGCCGAGATGACACGCATCCCGGGACTCGACAAGTAGTCCTCCCGACGCCGCGGGCGCGTGACGCCGGGGACCGGCTTTGCGCTCTCCCGCGCAACGTCGCGGGAATTGCATGATGCCCGGGAATGCACTATCCTGTTCACAACGCTCCGGACAGGGGCGCGTCGTCCCGCCGTTGTCGCGGCACCTGGCCGGGCATTGCCGTCACGGGACTTGCGAAACGTGACACCGGATTCCACGTGGAAAAGAATTCCGGGACCGGAAGCATCGAACGCGAACTCCGCGTCGCCGTCGCCACCGTTGCCGCGGCCGTTTTTCTGACGGTTCCGGCGCGGTTCCACCATACGCGGTCGGCATCGACCGTTTCCTCCCCCGCCCCGATCCTTGCCGAAGCCCGCGGCGATGTCCGAAATCCCGGAATCTACGTTCTGGACCAGGGGCGGGATTCCGTTGCCGGATTGCTTGACGCCGCCGGAGGGCTCGGCCTCGGGATCACGATGGAGGGAACGGCCGGAATCGGCTTCACGGAACGTTTGAAAAGCGGCCAGGCCGTGCAGTTCGCAAAAGGGCCTTCCGGCGCGCCGGAAATCCGGATCGAGGAGATGCAGGCCGCCGCTCTCCTGACCATCGGAGGGAAGCTGGACCTGAACCGCGCCGGAGTGAAGGATCTGTGCCTCATCCCCCGGATGAAACCGGAAACCGCCTCCGCCATCGTCGCGCGTCGCGCTGAACGCCCGTGGAACTCCCTGCAGGAGCTGGGCGAGCTTCCCGGCATCGGGCCGAAGACGATCGAGAACTGGCGGGAGTACCTCGAGGCGGCGCCTGTCCCCCCGGCCGGCACACACTGACCGGAGGGACGGCAAAGACTCTGCTGCCGCGTGCCTGAATCGGGCCTCAACACGATGCCCGTCACAATTGAGGCGTTGTCTCCGATCGGAGGAACCGCTCGGCGAAATTACCGCCCGCCCTGCAGAAGGCGCGGGGGAGAAACCGGGCCGGCATGGAGTTCATCGAAGGGAGGGCGAGATGAATGAGCACGGCGCAACCCACGGACCGGACGTGTCGCACCGGAGCGAAAACGAGCGCGACCTGGAGCTGCTCAGGAAATACTCGCACGACAGAGGCCTCAACCGGCTGCTGCGGACGGTCGTCGAAGAAGTGCGCAATTACGCCGAAGACCAGATCTCCAGGATCAGGCGTCTGACCCAGATCGGCATTTCGCTGTCTTCCGAGAAAAACATAAGCCGATTGCTGGAGATGATCGTGTCGGAGGCCCGCCGATTCACCAATGCCGATGCGGGAACCCTGTACATCGTCGATTCCGGAAGGACGGAGCTCCGTTTCGCCATCATGCAGTGCGAGAGCATGAACGTGATGATGGGCGGCGCCGGCGGCCACGCCATCGACCTGCCGCCCATTCCGCTCATGAAGGGCGGCAAGCCGAATCATGCCAACGTGTCCTCCTATGTCGCGCTGACGGGTGAAATTGCCAATATTCCCGATGTTTACGTCGCCGGCCATTTCGACTTCACCGGCCCGAGGGAATACGACGCCAGAACGGGCTATCGTTCGAAATCCATGGTCGTCATTCCCATGAAGAACCACGAGAACGAGATCATCGGCGTCCTGCAGCTGCTCAATGCGACGGACCCGGAAACAGCCTCCATTGAGGCCTTTCCCGACGAACACGTGGGCCTCGTCGCGTCGCTGGCCTCCCAGGCGGCGGTCGCCCTGACCAACGCTCAACTCATCCAGGAGCTCAGAAATCTCCTGAACGCCTTCATCAAGAGCATCGCGACGGCCATTGACGACAAGTCCCCGTACACGGGCGGACACATCCGCAGGGTGGTCGACCTGACCATGATGCTGGCCGGAGCGGTCAACGAGACCGCGAAAGGAGCGCTGGCCGGGGTTTCCTTCAACGCCGACCAGCTGGAAGAGCTCCGCATGGCGGCCTGGATGCATGACGTGGGGAAGATCACGACCCCGGAACACATCGTCGACAAGCGCACCAGGCTCGAAGCCATCCATGACCGGATAAAGCTCATCGAAACCCGTTTTCGACTCATCGAACAGACCATTCGAAACGACTTCCTCGAAAGTCGAATCCGCTGGCTGGAAAGCGGCGGCTCCGATCCGTCGTCGGCGCCTCTCCGGGCCGAGCTGGACGCGGCATTGGGGGCGTTGCGCGAACAACGTGAATTCGTTGCGCGGTGCAACAATCCCGGGGAGTTCATGGCCCCCGCGAAGGTCGACCGGTTGAAGTCGATCGCCGCGCGGACCTTCACGCTGGGCGGAACGGCATTCCCCTATCTCACGGAAGACGAGCTCCACCACCTCTCCACTCCCAGCGGAAGCCTCACGCGCGAGGAGAGAACCGTGATCGAGCACCACGCCATCATGACGTTGAAAATCCTGAGCGAGCTGCCTTTTCCGGGAAGGCTTGCCCGCGTCCCTGAATTCGCCGCCGGTCATCACGAGAAAGTGGACGGATCGGGTTACCCGTTGGGTCTCAAGGAAGGCGAGCTGCCCATCGAATCCAGGATATTGGCCATCGCCGACATTTTCGAGGCGCTGACCGCCGGGGACCGTCCCTACAAGCATCCCATGAAGCTGTCTCAAGCCGTCAGAGTGCTGGAATCGATGAAGAAGGACCGTCACATCGACGCGGACCTGCTGGATCTTTTCCTCTCGGAGGGCATTCACCGGAGATACGCGGAAAAGGAACTCCGCCGCGACCAGTTGGACGAAGGTTAGACCCGGGCCCGCTTCGGCGTGGGTTCCCATGGGGGGAGACGCATGGCCGACAGGACGATCGTAAAGCAACTGCGGATTTCACGGGAAAAGGCAAGAGCTCTCGGAGAACAGACCGTCGCAATCCTGAGCGCCGGATACTACATCACCGAATCGGGCGTTCGGGTCGACATCCGGCGGCAGGTCGACGCTGCGGTTCGCGGAACGGTCTCGTATCCGCCCGGCAAAACGCCGCTCGGCGTGTCGACGCGTCAGGGCGCCACGATGGTCGAAGTGCGTAATGAAACGACGCTGGCCGCGGCCCGCGCCCTGACGGCATCGGGGCTGCAAACCGCGGCCCTCAATTTTGCCTCCGCCACGACGCCGGGCGGCGGGTTCCTGCAGGGCGCGCGGGCGCAGGAAGAATACCTGGCGAGATCCTCCGCGCTGTGGGCCTGCCTGCGCGATAACCCCATGTATGCCCACCACCGGGCGCAACGCCATCCATTCTATACCGATTATGTGCTCCATTCCCCGGATGTCCCGGTGCTGCGCGACGATGACGGGGTTCTGCTGGAGGAGCCGTATTTATGCTCGATCATCACTTCTCCCGCGGTCAACGCGTTCCAGGTGTGGCGCTACGCACCCGAACGCATTTCCGAGATTTCCCCCGTAATGAAGACGCGGATACTCAAGGTTCTGGCCGTCGCGATAGAACACGGCCACGAAGCGATCGTGCTGGGGGCCTGGGGTTGCGGGGCGTTCGGAAACGACGCCGGCGAGATTGCGAACCTTTTCCGAAACGCCCTGGAAGCCGACTTTCGCGGTGCGTTCGAACGCGTCGTGTTTGCCGTAGCGGATTGGTCCGAGGATGAAAGGTTCATCGGACCGTTTCTTCGGGCGTTCGGCGGAGGGCAAGTCCGGTTTGCATAGACCGCCGGCACGGTCCGGGCCGTTCACCCAAGGAATCCGGTGCGCGCGCGGCCTTCGCTTCCTCGATGCGCCCGGCTCCGGTGGCGCCTGGTCTGGAGGCGCGCCACCAATGAGCCCCATGCCCCGCCGGAATCCGGATGAGCGAATTTTCATGCGGCGAAGCTCGATCCCGCGAGCAAAACTGTGCACCTCCTGCATGGAATCTGTTATAATAAATATTTGTTGGCCGTCAGTTATC from Syntrophobacter fumaroxidans MPOB includes these protein-coding regions:
- the cimA gene encoding citramalate synthase — translated: MRKVEIYDTTLRDGTQAEDFALSVEDKVRIALKLDDMGFHYIEGGWPGSNPKDMGFFDEIRNYDLKHARITAFGATHHPSRTAETDENLKAIVDAGTEVATIFGKSWTVHVKDALNTTLERNLELIRDSLGYLRRHFQTVFYDAEHFFDGFKANREYALATIQAAVDAGTECVVLCDTNGGCLPGDIRDAVTAVKERFPGIPFGIHTHNDSDLAVGNTLIAVELGAVQVQGTINGMGERCGNANLCSIIPNLMLKMGISCIDEENLRKMRPVSRYILEVANVPSNRYQPFVGRSAFAHKGGVHISAVERNPVTYEHINPERVGNRRRVLISDLSGRAAIKRKAQDYGLRISKRDPIAMQVLEELKDLENQGFQFEAAEASFELLINRAMGRSKRYFELLGFRVIDQKLAEEHPPVAEATIQIKVGGKVEHTAALGNGPVNALDNALRKSLEKFYPRLKEMELSDYKVRVLPGSPGTAARVRVLIESRDAQDQWSTVGVSHDIIEASWQALVDSINYKMYKVEKTDRED
- a CDS encoding ComEA family DNA-binding protein — translated: MEKNSGTGSIERELRVAVATVAAAVFLTVPARFHHTRSASTVSSPAPILAEARGDVRNPGIYVLDQGRDSVAGLLDAAGGLGLGITMEGTAGIGFTERLKSGQAVQFAKGPSGAPEIRIEEMQAAALLTIGGKLDLNRAGVKDLCLIPRMKPETASAIVARRAERPWNSLQELGELPGIGPKTIENWREYLEAAPVPPAGTH
- a CDS encoding HD family phosphohydrolase: MNEHGATHGPDVSHRSENERDLELLRKYSHDRGLNRLLRTVVEEVRNYAEDQISRIRRLTQIGISLSSEKNISRLLEMIVSEARRFTNADAGTLYIVDSGRTELRFAIMQCESMNVMMGGAGGHAIDLPPIPLMKGGKPNHANVSSYVALTGEIANIPDVYVAGHFDFTGPREYDARTGYRSKSMVVIPMKNHENEIIGVLQLLNATDPETASIEAFPDEHVGLVASLASQAAVALTNAQLIQELRNLLNAFIKSIATAIDDKSPYTGGHIRRVVDLTMMLAGAVNETAKGALAGVSFNADQLEELRMAAWMHDVGKITTPEHIVDKRTRLEAIHDRIKLIETRFRLIEQTIRNDFLESRIRWLESGGSDPSSAPLRAELDAALGALREQREFVARCNNPGEFMAPAKVDRLKSIAARTFTLGGTAFPYLTEDELHHLSTPSGSLTREERTVIEHHAIMTLKILSELPFPGRLARVPEFAAGHHEKVDGSGYPLGLKEGELPIESRILAIADIFEALTAGDRPYKHPMKLSQAVRVLESMKKDRHIDADLLDLFLSEGIHRRYAEKELRRDQLDEG
- a CDS encoding TIGR02452 family protein, with the protein product MADRTIVKQLRISREKARALGEQTVAILSAGYYITESGVRVDIRRQVDAAVRGTVSYPPGKTPLGVSTRQGATMVEVRNETTLAAARALTASGLQTAALNFASATTPGGGFLQGARAQEEYLARSSALWACLRDNPMYAHHRAQRHPFYTDYVLHSPDVPVLRDDDGVLLEEPYLCSIITSPAVNAFQVWRYAPERISEISPVMKTRILKVLAVAIEHGHEAIVLGAWGCGAFGNDAGEIANLFRNALEADFRGAFERVVFAVADWSEDERFIGPFLRAFGGGQVRFA